The Podarcis raffonei isolate rPodRaf1 chromosome 2, rPodRaf1.pri, whole genome shotgun sequence genome window below encodes:
- the NCKAP5L gene encoding nck-associated protein 5-like yields MMSEAKLQGEMKPEGGSSEPMTTQELLQRLRELEAENSALAQANENQRETYERCLDEVANHVVQALLNQKDLREECIKLKKRVFDLERQNQALSDLFHQKLTSVSLSQLPAHPASLLSDPLSISQPGTVEKLPASLPLGHCILQREVISEEQCAGTPGPNPQSLEALSPFLRKKAQILEVLRSLEEMDPLLAFPSPWREPGQGGSPEGVTAEAWPCLLLSQGEGVSRQPPPKGEGSSSSSSDEAGEGDPPEKGHPGQVLLSALAEHKLDLGDMETYLHQVLREAGDSALLNGEPNGPGLVEAPEGQLGSYKHIQAVSCLEALGPPSACREPTYLGVLAPSEGKDKSRPGPPIPSPSKVLKLLKMPPPPSPAALRLSPQLTRSSKIPCRSNTYEVYHSPTPSRKGSPDSPFPSDSSIAGGHPSPKAARHLVPVPPKVTPTSPDPFGYHKPHEYENVLELSLSSAISPHAHSPRDAKLDVPEALPPVCRSAPLRAVPPSDVSLEPCPFAGGREKPGPESRHSPPLARRASEGSKKVANGPSKRAPEAANMPFKERLTVLGRLKGAEGKEAPGFEKGRAPARLCERTEGFGEAHPRLGTGSSSLKHHEPCHGGEPAPRCYSSHSVGSRGSDPEHHVSKSRLLGTPGARNPPKPPPPGKNTKSPHGSPTKLPSKSPTKASAPEPKPCQAPAKTPTSVGRKNPPCLDSVKGSKAGPPASIEEKVMKGIEENVLRRHKGGAAAGEAKQKNSSGLASWFGLRKSKLPALSRRPEAPKVKEGKMVSRRLEAESLNISKLMEKAEDLRKALEEEKAYINGLALDKPRPHACDTGHSQLTLMYQEVTAENFMQQLLNRVDGKEAPFETHLEQKNELQGLQRGLHDAKDARLIRPPRNGIVGHLHACQEAPAKLRDATLQEEIPSDDSLAESVTSQHFAVCSSLTRTLDSGIGTFPPPDYCIGMPCKSVPKPRPRPDPPSAGPFPARGPPPVTRVPRKARTLEREVPSAEDLLGPSKHQSMPAFHGVLASAEPPPRHRDRRDRCPGDLCNEPSKPRHAQQSKNWTFPNAKASAGTDPFLCSPHSLEGLHGSAMGSACSVVERRRASSDGPQASPAFSTSSSRTPSASDVGEEGSTEARSRDMGPEGQPGLENSESLSDSLYDSLSSCGSQG; encoded by the exons ctcccagcccatCCTGCTTCCTTGCTCTCGGATCCATTGTCCATCTCCCAGCCAGGCACGGTGGAGAAGCTCCCCGCTTCATTACCTTTGGGACACTGCATCTTGCAGAGAGAG GTCATTTCTGAGGAGCAGTGTGCTGGCACTCCAGGGCCCAACCCCCAGTCCTTGGAAGCCCTGTCCCCGTTCCTGCGCAAGAAGGCCCAGATCCTGGAGGTGCTTCGCTCGCTGGAGGAGATGGACCCCCTGCTCGCCTTCCCCTCCCCTTGGAGAGAGCCTGGGCAGGGGGGCTCTCCAGAAGGGGTGACGGCCGAAGCctggccctgcctgctgctgtcgcaGGGGGAAGGGGTCTCTAGGCAGCCCCCTCCGAAAGGAgagggcagctcctcctcctcctcggacgAGGCCGGCGAAGGCGACCCCCCAGAGAAAGGACACCCCGGGCAGGTGCTGCTGAGCGCTCTGGCCGAGCACAAGCTGGACTTGGGCGACATGGAGACTTACCTGCACCAGGTCCTGAGGGAGGCAGGCGACAGCGCTCTGCTCAATGGGGAGCCCAATGGGCCTGGCTTGGTGGAAGCCCCAGAGGGGCAGCTGGGCAGCTACAAGCACATCCAGGCGGTCAGTTGCCTGGAGGCCTTGGGGCCGCCCTCGGCTTGCAGGGAGCCGACTTACCTTGGGGTCTTGGCACCAAGCGAGGGCAAGGACAAGTCCCGCCCAGGCCCGcccatcccctccccctccaaggTGCTCAAGTTGCTCAAGATGCCGCCCCCGCCCAGCCCTGCTGCCCTCCGCCTCAGCCCCCAGCTGACCCGCAGCTCCAAAATCCCTTGTCGCAGCAACACCTACGAGGTGTACCACTCCCCGACGCCCAGCCGCAAGGGCTCCCCGGACAGTCCCTTTCCCAGCGACTCCAGCATTGCTGGGGGACACCCCTCTCCCAAGGCTGCCCGGCACCTTGTTCCGGTGCCCCCCAAAGTCACGCCAACCTCTCCTGACCCCTTTGGCTACCACAAGCCCCACGAGTACGAGAATGTCTTAGAGCTGTCCCTCAGCAGCGCCATCAGTCCTCATGCCCACTCCCCCCGAGATGCCAAGCTGGATGTCCCCGAAGCACTCCCACCCGTGTGCCGTTCGGCACCCCTCCGTGCCGTGCCGCCCAGCGACGTCTCGCTTGAGCCCTGCCCCTTTGCCGGGGGCCGGGAAAAGCCGGGCCCTGAGAGCAGGCACTCTCCGCCACTCGCTCGCCGAGCCTCTGAAGGCTCCAAGAAGGTGGCAAACGGGCCCAGCAAGCGGGCGCCTGAGGCAGCCAACATGCCCTTCAAAGAGCGGCTTACTGTGCTCGGGAGGCTGAAGGGAGCGGAGGGCAAGGAGGCGCCAGGCTTTGAGAAAGGGAGGGCCCCGGCCCGGCTCTGTGAGCGCACCGAGGGCTTTGGCGAGGCTCACCCCAGGCTGGGCACCGGAAGCAGCAGCCTCAAGCACCACGAGCCTTGCCATGGCGGCGAACCGGCCCCTCGGTGCTACTCCTCCCACTCGGTCGGCTCCCGTGGCAGTGACCCCGAACACCACGTCTCCAAGAGCCGCTTGCTAGGAACCCCGGGTGCAAGGAACCCTCCCAAGCCCCCACCACCAGGGAAGAACACCAAGAGTCCTCATGGGAGCCCGACCAAGTTGCCGTCCAAATCCCCAACCAAGGCCTCCGCCCCGGAGCCCAAGCCGTGCCAGGCACCGGCCAAGACGCCCACCAGCGTCGGGCGCAAGAACCCGCCTTGCCTGGACTCGGTCAAGGGCAGCAAAGCTGGACCTCCAGCCAGCATTGAGGAGAAGGTGATGAAAGGTATTGAGGAGAACGTTTTGCGCAGGCACAAAGGAGGGGCGGCAGCAGGTGAGGCGAAGCAGAAGAACTCAAGCGGCCTCGCCAGCTGGTTTGGCCTGCGCAAGAGCAAGCTCCCTGCCCTCAGCCGCAGGCCTGAGGCCCCCAAAGTCAAGGAGGGCAAGATGGTCTCTCGCAGGCTGGAGGCTGAGAGCCTAAACATTTCCAAACTCATGGAGAAGGCGGAGGACCTGCGCAAAGCCCTAGAGGAAGAGAAGGCCTACATCAACGGGTTGGCCTTGGACAAGCCCCGGCCCCACGCCTGCGACACCGGCCACAGTCAGCTGACGCTGATGTATCAGGAGGTGACTGCCGAGAACTTCATGCAGCAGCTGCTCAATAG GGTGGATGGCAAAGAGGCGCCCTTTGAGACTCACCTGGAGCAGAAGAACGAGCTGCAGGGCCTGCAGAGAGGCCTGCATGATGCCAAAGATGCCCGCCTCATCCGGCCTCCACGCAATGGCATCGTTGGCCACCTCCATGCCTGCCAGGAAGCCCCTGCCAAG CTTCGTGATGCAACTTTGCAAGAGGAGATCCCGTCCGATGACAGCCTGGCTGAGTCCGTGACCTCCCAGCACTTTGCAG TGTGCAGCTCCCTGACTCGGACTCTGGACAGTGGCATCGGCACCTTTCCGCCGCCAGACTACTGCATCGGGATGCCCTGCAAGAGCGTGCCTAAACCAAGGCCCCGACCCGACCCTCCGTCTGCCGGCCCTTTCCCGGCCAGGGGCCCTCCACCCGTCACCCGGGTTCCCCGCAAGGCCCGGACGCTGGAGAGGGAGGTGCCCAGCGCAGAGGACCTGCTGGGCCCCAGCAAGCACCAAAGCATGCCAGCTTTCCACGGCGTCTTAGCCAGTGCTGAGCCACCCCCCAGGCACCGGGATCGCAGGGATCGCTGCCCAGGAG ACCTCTGCAATGAACCCAGCAAGCCACGGCATGCCCAGCAGAGCAAGAACTGGACTTTCCCCAATGCCAAAGCATCCGCTGGCACCGACCCCTTCCTCTGCTCCCCTCACAGCCTGGAGGGCCTTCATGGTTCTGCAATG GGCTCTGCTTGCAGCGTTGTCGAGAGGAGAAGGGCCTCGTCGGACGGGCCTCAGGCCTCGCCGGCcttcagcaccagcagcagccgcACCCCCAGCGCATCCGACGTGGGCGAGGAGGGCAGCACGGAGGCCCGTTCCAGGGATATGGGCCCAGAAGGGCAGCCGGGCCTGGAGAACTCCGAGTCCCTGAGCGACTCTCTTTATGACAGCTTGTCCTCCTGCGGCAGCCAGGGTTGA
- the TMBIM6 gene encoding bax inhibitor 1, whose protein sequence is MDVFNRNINVDALFKFSHISASTQQHLKKVYASFALCMFLAAAGAYINVVTQLVQFGMLTGLGALGLMIWLMATPHNQGTEQKRLSMLAGFAFLTGVNLGPLLEMCIAINPSIIPTAFMGTAVIFSCFSLSALYAKRRAYLYLGGVLFSGLFLMLFFSLINIFVGSTWLFTANLYIGLMVMCGFVLFDTQLIIEKAENGDKDYIWHCVDLFLDFVNIFRELMVILGMSENKKKKEK, encoded by the exons CTCCGCATCAACCCAGCAGCACCTGAAGAAGGTCTATGCTAGCTTTGCGCTATGCATGTTCCTAGCAGCGGCTGGTGCCTACATCAACGTGGTAACTCAGCTGGTGCAG TTTGGAATGCTGACTGGCCTGGGAGCACTGGGCCTTATGATCTGGCTGATGGCTACACCCCACAACCAGGGAACCGAACAGAAACGGCTGAGCATGCTGGCAGGCTTTGCCTTCCTCACTG GAGTCAACCTAGGACCTCTGCTGGAGATGTGCATCGCCATCAACCCAAG CATCATCCCAACAGCTTTCATGGGGACAGCAGTGATCTTCAGCTGCTTTTCGCTGAGCGCCCTCTATGCCAAGCGCCGTGCCTACCTGTACCTAGGAG GTGTCCTGTTCTCCGGCCTGTTCCTGATGCTGTTCTTCTCCCTGATCAACATTTTCGTGGGCTCGACTTGGCTCTTCACA GCTAACCTCTACATTGGGCTTATGGTGATGTGTGGCTTTGTGTTATTCGACACTCAGCTCATCATTGAGAAGGCCGAGAATGGAGATAAGGACTACATCTG GCATTGTGTGGATCTCTTCTTGGATTTTGTCAACATTTTCCGGGAGCTTATGGTCATCTTGGGCATGAGCGAG aacaagaagaagaaagagaagtga